A genomic window from Photobacterium gaetbulicola Gung47 includes:
- a CDS encoding hypothetical protein (COG1012) codes for MDQAESLRSLFSHKTARDNLIDCRNKLYQAIKTGNHADIECLMAELDQAQRSFEAFLKRQ; via the coding sequence ATGGATCAAGCGGAAAGTTTACGTAGCCTTTTTTCACACAAAACGGCCAGAGACAACCTCATTGATTGTAGAAACAAGCTTTATCAAGCAATTAAAACAGGAAATCATGCCGATATTGAATGTTTAATGGCTGAGCTTGATCAAGCACAACGATCTTTTGAAGCCTTCCTAAAAAGACAGTAA
- a CDS encoding putative virK protein (COG2990): MSLIQDAFSTYKVTCRNKPKSIAKYILRGVIHRKSLKLLNDNFKCGERKVVFRNQPEFALKAMRPYLRAGLSRMMAVKAVVNHHEWLDSHINLTARQMIYQHGLTLHSFDIGEETFMIKFLFLDSYRREGELTLALCDNTGNKRYVITFTVHEGSAYIGGVQGSVDNDNFSRRFTKTVYGIRPKAFVVEALRIVLNYFNINNLYAVKNSAHVYTDTRYKKKLNFNYDQLWREQRGVEFNDWYYHLPLISERKDIELIKRPKRKMYRERYTWLDKLDHDLAEELAKISIC, encoded by the coding sequence ATGAGTTTAATTCAAGATGCTTTCAGTACTTATAAAGTCACCTGCCGCAACAAACCTAAGTCTATAGCGAAATATATATTACGTGGGGTGATTCACCGTAAATCATTGAAATTATTAAATGATAACTTTAAGTGTGGTGAAAGAAAGGTCGTTTTTCGAAATCAACCCGAGTTTGCGCTCAAGGCGATGCGGCCATATCTCAGAGCTGGTTTGAGTCGCATGATGGCTGTCAAAGCCGTGGTTAACCATCATGAATGGCTCGATAGTCATATCAACCTAACCGCTCGGCAGATGATTTATCAGCATGGCTTGACTTTGCACAGCTTCGATATCGGTGAAGAGACCTTTATGATTAAGTTTTTGTTCCTTGATAGTTATAGACGTGAAGGCGAGCTGACATTGGCACTTTGTGATAATACGGGAAATAAACGTTACGTAATTACCTTTACTGTACATGAAGGTAGTGCTTATATTGGCGGAGTGCAGGGAAGTGTTGATAACGATAATTTCAGCAGAAGGTTCACAAAAACAGTTTATGGTATTCGTCCTAAAGCCTTTGTGGTTGAGGCGCTAAGAATAGTGTTGAACTATTTTAATATTAATAATCTTTATGCCGTGAAAAACTCAGCTCATGTATATACCGATACAAGATATAAGAAAAAGCTAAATTTCAATTATGATCAGCTGTGGCGAGAGCAAAGAGGGGTAGAATTTAATGATTGGTATTATCATTTGCCTTTAATTAGTGAAAGAAAAGATATTGAGTTGATTAAGAGGCCGAAGCGGAAAATGTACAGAGAAAGATATACTTGGTTGGATAAGCTTGATCATGATTTAGCTGAAGAGTTAGCCAAAATCTCTATATGCTAA
- a CDS encoding putative GGDEF protein (COG3706): MIEFPQIQLDPDNTFASDFGILIHDEFKVLHVDQNLCNIIGLSKIPAKLSLPNLLSLLVDVNPEQALAHHHRLIKGVERPRVQTFKVTKPSGKVAHVLVAESIVQWEGEIAIQLAIIDITEKYNDFYQLEQQASVDSLSGLTNRNRFEIILSNEIAKAQRHSYPISCLYIDIDDFKLINDTYGHQTGDDVIRIFSQCCKSSIRQSDFIGRWGGEEFIILLPHTSHEFALLLAERLRWRVSQLDVSTADSTVNFTISIGVNTLLGDMTSPTLALHQADQALTFAKRHGKNQVASFEEITTPTGKSPD; this comes from the coding sequence ATGATTGAATTCCCACAGATACAGCTTGATCCTGATAATACCTTTGCCTCTGATTTTGGCATTTTAATCCATGATGAATTCAAGGTGCTTCATGTGGATCAGAATCTTTGCAACATCATTGGATTGAGTAAGATCCCAGCCAAATTATCACTTCCCAACCTGTTAAGTTTGCTTGTCGATGTCAATCCGGAGCAAGCACTCGCCCACCATCACCGTTTGATCAAAGGTGTAGAGCGACCAAGAGTTCAGACATTCAAAGTTACCAAACCCTCCGGCAAAGTCGCCCATGTCCTCGTTGCCGAATCGATTGTTCAATGGGAAGGCGAAATAGCAATCCAGTTAGCTATTATTGACATTACTGAAAAGTACAACGACTTTTATCAACTCGAGCAGCAAGCCTCGGTTGACTCGCTGTCAGGCCTCACCAACAGAAACCGCTTTGAGATCATACTGAGTAATGAAATAGCGAAGGCCCAGAGACACAGTTATCCTATTTCTTGTCTCTACATCGATATTGATGATTTCAAGCTGATTAATGATACATATGGCCACCAGACCGGTGACGATGTCATTAGAATATTTTCACAATGCTGTAAATCCAGTATCCGTCAATCGGATTTTATCGGTCGATGGGGCGGCGAAGAGTTTATCATCCTGCTGCCTCATACCTCCCATGAGTTCGCCCTCTTATTAGCAGAGCGCTTACGGTGGCGGGTAAGCCAACTCGATGTATCAACGGCTGATAGCACCGTAAATTTTACAATTAGCATTGGGGTCAATACCTTACTTGGTGACATGACATCACCAACATTGGCCTTACACCAAGCGGATCAGGCCCTCACTTTTGCCAAGCGGCATGGAAAAAATCAGGTCGCTTCGTTTGAAGAAATCACAACACCGACGGGCAAATCACCCGATTAA
- a CDS encoding putative 2-dehydropantoate 2-reductase (COG1893) — protein MESKTYAVIGTGAIGGYYGARLHHGGFDVHFLLNSDYQQVRQQGLKVDSHFGDFSIAADRINAYNVTNEMPKADVVLVALKTTQNDLLEALIRPLLKSDTLVLLLQNGIGAEQALSNQLELEYTAGGLCFICSNKVGPGHIHHIDYGRLTLGVYGESGISALTSVADDFKHCGVEVDIEHSILDARWKKLLWNVPFNGLSAVLDADTAQIMACRETVALAKAIMLEVGLVAKATGSSIDPSLIETMLNNTAKMKPYLTSMLLDRRNGREMELQYMYSNVLDIARQQGVEMPKTEALYQQLCFLNRQITK, from the coding sequence ATGGAAAGCAAAACGTATGCAGTCATCGGCACAGGAGCTATCGGTGGTTATTATGGCGCTAGATTACACCACGGGGGCTTTGATGTTCATTTTTTGCTAAACAGTGATTATCAGCAAGTTCGCCAACAAGGTTTGAAGGTCGATTCCCATTTCGGCGATTTTTCCATTGCTGCTGATAGGATAAATGCTTACAACGTGACCAACGAGATGCCCAAAGCTGATGTTGTCTTAGTCGCTCTGAAGACGACCCAGAATGATTTACTTGAGGCTTTAATCCGTCCTTTGCTCAAATCAGATACGCTTGTTCTCTTGCTGCAAAATGGTATTGGCGCAGAGCAGGCACTCAGTAACCAACTTGAACTGGAATATACTGCCGGAGGGTTGTGTTTTATTTGTTCCAACAAAGTTGGACCTGGGCACATCCACCATATTGATTATGGTCGGTTGACTTTGGGGGTATATGGGGAGTCTGGAATATCAGCCTTGACCAGCGTTGCTGATGATTTTAAGCACTGTGGTGTAGAGGTAGACATAGAACACAGTATCCTCGATGCTCGATGGAAAAAATTATTGTGGAATGTGCCCTTTAATGGCTTGTCAGCTGTGCTGGATGCCGATACGGCTCAGATCATGGCTTGCCGTGAAACGGTCGCCCTGGCCAAAGCGATAATGTTGGAAGTGGGCCTTGTCGCAAAAGCGACAGGATCGTCGATTGATCCAAGTCTGATTGAAACCATGCTCAATAATACAGCCAAGATGAAGCCATATTTGACCAGTATGCTGCTTGATCGGCGTAACGGCCGTGAAATGGAATTACAGTATATGTACAGCAATGTTTTGGATATTGCTCGGCAACAGGGGGTTGAAATGCCAAAAACGGAAGCATTATACCAGCAGCTCTGTTTCCTCAATCGACAAATCACCAAATAG
- a CDS encoding hypothetical protein (COG2272), translating to MKSFWNKVKYFLTTPYGKAYLVFITLTKLYLVYKWALDHVRDFGGDIFNFIGASEQFGESVGAISFTALCGYYTVKAVFNIFKSPSKEVAA from the coding sequence GTGAAAAGTTTTTGGAATAAAGTTAAGTATTTCCTAACCACTCCCTATGGTAAAGCTTATTTAGTCTTTATTACTCTCACAAAGCTATACCTGGTATACAAGTGGGCTTTGGATCATGTCAGAGATTTCGGTGGAGATATATTCAATTTCATCGGTGCTTCGGAGCAATTCGGCGAATCAGTGGGAGCCATTTCCTTCACCGCCCTCTGCGGGTATTACACGGTAAAAGCGGTGTTCAATATCTTCAAGTCACCATCCAAAGAAGTCGCTGCTTAA
- a CDS encoding hypothetical protein (COG2207), which yields MQQGQLVPLVKTVNASTIIALIKHFEKDIYPLLSAAGIPDDIMQHKHEYLPEAPIRNLMGMMAERAEPEFYGELLRTSIREYFIPKLLSHLDNPKSIGEAIEQMKTAVLHESPSTQLSIENFNDTPWLCRYKPIEETEGYVWSEIFAILFLVEFIRHTTKQPWSPTYIAMQSDAADKLAQILKCKETKFFTKRKIGAVALSNEILNLPYHSAASFAVSSSSSNSPKTITYIESIYLALSPYLCKQSMTITEAAKILGTTPRTLQRRLSQEHTSFKHIRENIMLATACRLMEEKDFSLTDIAVELGYADIAHFSRAFRKLTGFPPKDYRKKFVR from the coding sequence ATGCAACAAGGTCAGTTGGTACCACTAGTAAAAACTGTCAATGCCAGTACGATTATTGCTTTAATTAAGCATTTTGAAAAAGATATTTATCCATTACTGAGTGCAGCGGGTATACCTGATGATATCATGCAACATAAACATGAATATCTGCCAGAGGCTCCTATACGAAATCTCATGGGTATGATGGCGGAGCGGGCTGAGCCAGAGTTTTACGGTGAACTTCTGCGTACTTCCATTCGGGAGTATTTTATTCCTAAATTACTTTCACATCTGGATAATCCCAAAAGTATTGGCGAAGCCATTGAGCAAATGAAAACAGCGGTGCTACATGAATCCCCAAGTACCCAATTAAGCATAGAAAATTTTAACGATACACCATGGCTCTGCCGCTACAAACCGATCGAGGAAACCGAAGGTTATGTCTGGTCGGAAATCTTTGCCATCCTGTTTCTTGTCGAGTTTATTCGGCACACGACTAAACAGCCATGGTCCCCGACATACATTGCCATGCAATCAGATGCTGCGGATAAGCTTGCACAAATACTGAAGTGCAAGGAAACCAAATTTTTCACCAAAAGGAAAATTGGCGCGGTTGCTCTTAGCAATGAAATACTCAATTTACCCTACCACTCAGCAGCTAGCTTTGCTGTCTCTTCTTCCTCGAGCAATTCACCTAAAACGATTACCTATATTGAATCTATTTATCTCGCACTCTCCCCATACTTGTGCAAACAATCAATGACCATCACTGAAGCAGCAAAGATTTTAGGAACAACTCCGCGAACCCTGCAGCGCAGGCTTTCGCAGGAGCATACCAGTTTCAAGCATATTAGGGAGAATATCATGCTAGCCACTGCCTGTAGGCTAATGGAAGAAAAAGACTTCTCCCTGACAGATATAGCAGTTGAGCTTGGTTATGCAGATATCGCCCACTTTTCACGGGCTTTTAGAAAGCTGACTGGATTTCCCCCAAAAGACTACCGCAAGAAATTTGTCCGCTAG
- a CDS encoding hypothetical protein (COG1566): MSQQSQLPAKNTALESDDRNTAIKEAITSKNKTKAADPRRATLMALLICMGLFVFYLICDRVIPTTDMARVRANVVPLAPLVSGPVTNVHVQPNDIVRAGQPLIEIDKTDYVIALKQAEENLEKAGKQVGVQTATVESAQAQLSDAMANHENVRRQAKRVFSMVDKGIVTQADADKTHAALAQAKARVEQAKASVEQAKEQLGAQGNENTEIQAALLALQKAQLDVERTIIRAPSQGVVTNFRLDEGIFANKGQPLMTFVAGGDSWVEAYYRENSLGNIKPGNKVEIALDNVPGEVFLGEVTSIDYGVEWGQAQQAGQLATVAHQSGWLRQTQRFPVMIRFDQPIPKGSLRVGGQADIMTYTEQDSVMNLFGMVWIRVISWFSYIR; this comes from the coding sequence ATGAGTCAGCAAAGTCAATTACCTGCAAAAAATACGGCATTAGAGTCAGATGATCGAAACACAGCGATAAAAGAAGCCATAACCTCTAAAAATAAAACGAAAGCAGCGGACCCTCGCCGAGCGACATTAATGGCATTACTAATTTGCATGGGTTTATTTGTTTTTTACCTGATTTGCGACAGGGTGATTCCCACAACCGATATGGCTAGGGTAAGGGCGAACGTTGTCCCTCTCGCGCCATTGGTGAGTGGCCCAGTTACTAACGTGCATGTCCAACCCAATGATATCGTTCGCGCAGGTCAGCCTCTTATAGAAATAGACAAAACGGATTATGTGATTGCCCTCAAGCAAGCCGAGGAAAACCTCGAAAAAGCGGGCAAGCAAGTCGGTGTACAAACTGCGACGGTTGAGTCGGCGCAAGCGCAATTGAGTGATGCTATGGCAAACCATGAAAATGTTCGCCGTCAGGCAAAGCGAGTTTTTTCGATGGTGGACAAAGGCATCGTCACCCAAGCCGATGCGGATAAGACTCATGCAGCTTTAGCCCAGGCGAAAGCACGTGTTGAACAAGCCAAGGCCTCTGTTGAGCAAGCAAAAGAGCAACTTGGTGCACAAGGTAATGAAAATACAGAAATACAGGCTGCGTTGCTTGCATTGCAAAAGGCACAGTTGGATGTAGAGCGAACCATTATCCGTGCTCCGTCTCAAGGGGTGGTCACTAACTTTAGGCTTGATGAAGGCATTTTTGCGAATAAAGGCCAGCCACTGATGACGTTTGTTGCTGGTGGCGATAGTTGGGTTGAAGCCTATTATCGCGAGAACAGCCTTGGCAACATTAAGCCCGGCAATAAAGTGGAAATCGCCCTTGACAATGTGCCGGGCGAGGTGTTTTTAGGTGAAGTTACCAGTATTGATTATGGTGTTGAGTGGGGACAGGCTCAGCAAGCAGGCCAACTAGCAACCGTGGCGCATCAGTCAGGCTGGCTGCGCCAAACCCAGCGTTTTCCCGTGATGATCCGTTTCGACCAACCGATACCCAAAGGTAGCCTTCGAGTCGGTGGGCAGGCTGATATCATGACGTATACCGAACAAGACTCAGTCATGAATCTGTTCGGCATGGTTTGGATACGAGTGATCTCTTGGTTCTCGTATATTCGTTAA